In the Octopus sinensis linkage group LG17, ASM634580v1, whole genome shotgun sequence genome, one interval contains:
- the LOC115220840 gene encoding nidogen-2-like, producing MKYIFLIALSVVAASAIVCPPDACKNVNCPAVENCVDGELGKTFCSCCDECIKYLKEGDRCIPEGMFGIPVASKCGLNLVCSRRSGTCIKPLDYATKTCTQLKSETEGKNLLGAFIPRCETDGTFSAVQCHGSVCYCAHTDGTHIPGFQSAIHNIQGMNCNCARHKFAYGKTGLIGKLFRCEPNGNYNKIQCTGSACYCVDEAGKQVGGSVHITKSESMNC from the exons ATGAAGTACATCTTCCTTATTGCCCTGAGCGTTGTAGCAGCCAGTGCTATCGTCTGCCCACCAGACGCCTGCAAAAATGTAAACTGCCCAGCAGTCGAAAACTGTGTAGATGGTGAACTTGGAAAAACATTTTGTTCATGTTGTGATGAGTGCATAAAATATTTGA aGGAAGGAGATCGCTGCATTCCCGAAGGTATGTTTGGAATCCCAGTCGCCAGCAAGTGTGGTCTTAATCTTGTCTGCAGCAGACGTTCCGGAACTTGCATCA AACCATTGGATTACGCTACAAAAACTTGTACACAACTGAAATCGGAGACTGAGGGCAAGAATTTGCTTGGAGCATTTATTCCTCGATGTGAAACTGATGGAACTTTCTCTGCTGTCCAGTGTCATGGATCAGT GTGTTACTGTGCACACACAGATGGTACGCATATCCCAGGATTCCAATCTGCCATTCATAATATCCAAGGAATGAATTGCA ACTGTGCCCGCCATAAGTTCGCATATGGAAAGACTGGCTTGATTGGCAAACTGTTCCGCTGTGAACCCAACGGTAACTACAACAAAATCCAATGTACAGGAAGTGCATGCTATTGTGttgacgaggctggcaaacaagTTGGTGGATCAGTTCATATTACCAAGAGTGAATCAATGAACTGCTAG